One window from the genome of Flavobacterium agricola encodes:
- a CDS encoding aldose epimerase family protein, translating to MQFPSYSHFGIWSAKNASFVCLEPWCGVADLESHNKKLEEKEGVITLAPQKTWTAFWNITLKA from the coding sequence ATGCAGTTTCCGTCCTATTCGCATTTTGGTATTTGGAGTGCTAAAAACGCCTCTTTTGTTTGTTTAGAACCGTGGTGCGGCGTTGCCGATTTAGAAAGCCATAACAAAAAATTAGAAGAAAAAGAAGGTGTTATAACTTTAGCCCCACAAAAAACTTGGACTGCTTTTTGGAATATTACTTTAAAAGCTTAA
- a CDS encoding OmpA family protein, translating to MKFRFLLLCIFVQTWLFAQNNYSVYYESGSTAISSSEETRLLNALTKIAPNNISSFVFHLYHDDTGNKAVNQRISNLRAASLQKFLQKNGFTQDVVNQYEGAIPILNIEQLTSIEILQIRNKNRKIEIVVLLNQEPQQVTNPIVLEQQSVFFTAENIQPNATDLQNLLFSLKAIADEKVESITLHVYNDDTGAKNRNKNKLTSRKRAEVLQQQINQNYPDLKVLITYEGDIKADIREEYSAKHIEFLRNKNKRIDVTVNTPKAMAIAQQQQSITPKKELQITPVKMQHRFSEANNSYSIHFNTDQKTKPEAEDEALLKSAIQEIDIDQFKFIVLNVYNEDSGNKNSDEAISKQRAEAIKKIVATNPKLQVVVNYKEPVKSEIKDVYSDTHIAYLKTKNRRIDVIASADGVVNNLTSQPKINFVHHFSPNNRVGDRVHLKNGVFLNDRSIISKEIARELDIIAMQLTKYNNLHIEIQGHVCCTNGGHEAIDKGTGKLELSANRAKATYQYLVRKNIDPKRMRFKGYGNSKPLGYEEELNKRIEFYVIKT from the coding sequence ATGAAATTCAGGTTTTTATTACTGTGTATTTTTGTACAAACTTGGCTTTTTGCTCAAAATAATTATTCGGTTTATTACGAATCCGGTAGCACTGCAATTAGCAGCTCTGAAGAAACCCGATTGTTAAATGCTTTAACAAAAATTGCGCCAAATAACATATCTTCATTTGTTTTTCATTTGTATCATGATGATACGGGCAACAAAGCTGTAAATCAAAGAATTTCTAACCTACGTGCAGCATCATTACAAAAGTTTTTACAAAAAAATGGTTTTACACAAGATGTTGTTAATCAATACGAAGGGGCTATTCCTATTTTAAATATAGAACAGCTTACCAGCATAGAAATTCTGCAAATACGCAATAAAAACCGTAAAATAGAAATTGTTGTTCTTTTAAATCAAGAACCACAACAAGTAACAAATCCGATAGTTTTAGAACAACAATCAGTATTTTTTACTGCAGAAAATATTCAGCCCAATGCAACAGATTTACAAAACTTACTATTCTCTTTAAAAGCAATTGCTGATGAAAAGGTAGAATCAATTACATTACATGTTTATAATGATGATACCGGGGCTAAAAACAGAAATAAGAATAAATTAACCTCACGCAAAAGAGCCGAAGTTTTACAACAACAAATAAACCAAAATTACCCAGATTTAAAGGTTTTAATTACTTACGAAGGCGATATTAAAGCTGATATTAGAGAGGAATATTCTGCAAAACATATTGAATTTTTACGAAATAAAAATAAACGTATTGATGTAACGGTTAACACGCCTAAAGCAATGGCCATTGCACAACAACAACAATCTATTACTCCTAAAAAAGAGCTTCAAATTACACCTGTAAAAATGCAGCATCGCTTTTCGGAAGCCAACAACAGCTATTCTATACATTTTAACACCGACCAAAAAACTAAACCAGAAGCTGAGGATGAAGCTTTGTTAAAAAGTGCTATTCAAGAAATTGATATAGACCAATTTAAATTTATTGTTCTTAATGTTTATAATGAAGATTCGGGCAATAAAAATTCTGACGAAGCTATTTCTAAACAACGCGCAGAAGCAATAAAAAAAATAGTTGCAACCAATCCCAAACTTCAAGTTGTTGTAAATTATAAAGAACCTGTTAAATCAGAAATTAAAGATGTATATTCTGACACACATATAGCCTATTTAAAAACGAAAAACCGACGTATTGATGTTATTGCAAGTGCTGACGGCGTTGTGAATAATTTGACCAGTCAACCTAAAATAAACTTTGTACATCATTTTTCGCCAAACAACCGCGTGGGCGATCGCGTTCATCTTAAAAATGGTGTGTTTTTAAACGACAGAAGCATTATATCTAAAGAAATTGCCAGAGAACTAGATATTATTGCCATGCAATTAACCAAATATAATAATCTTCATATTGAAATTCAAGGACATGTTTGTTGTACCAACGGTGGACATGAAGCTATAGATAAAGGAACCGGTAAGTTAGAACTTTCTGCCAACCGAGCTAAAGCAACCTATCAATATTTGGTTAGAAAAAACATTGATCCGAAAAGAATGCGATTTAAAGGTTATGGCAATTCTAAACCATTAGGTTATGAAGAAGAATTGAATAAACGCATAGAATTTTATGTAATAAAAACATAA
- a CDS encoding DUF3157 family protein, which yields MKYFIMLGLFISSLSAFAQTQTAVTSNGKKVLLKDDNTWHYVENSKQNSYYSKCNLGANFKESSGNEKLRKQVALENNCKTSDIIFIHMNEGPNHGIYTLCVEGNFMKYKKIKNSFIRVDKNKRN from the coding sequence ATGAAATATTTTATCATGCTAGGCTTATTTATTTCAAGTTTAAGTGCTTTTGCTCAAACTCAAACAGCCGTAACTTCAAACGGAAAAAAAGTACTTTTAAAAGATGATAATACATGGCACTATGTAGAAAATTCTAAACAAAACTCTTATTATTCGAAATGTAACTTAGGAGCTAATTTCAAGGAATCAAGTGGTAATGAAAAACTTAGAAAACAAGTTGCCTTAGAAAATAATTGTAAAACAAGTGATATAATTTTTATTCATATGAATGAAGGCCCTAATCATGGTATATATACATTATGTGTTGAAGGTAATTTCATGAAGTATAAAAAAATTAAAAACTCTTTTATAAGAGTTGATAAAAATAAAAGAAATTAA
- a CDS encoding glutathionylspermidine synthase family protein, with the protein MKIKYNTKDPNWIKRVEDLGYGYHTDNQTPYWIDHYHFSITDYFAEKIYAATAELWQMCLHAVEHVIEHKKYDIFHIPKYIQHHIERSWENDVPSIYGRFDFAYDAEKQQLKMLEFNADTPTSLFECGVVQWHWKEHFFGSGKDQFNSVHEQLIQSWTDLKPYLKGNILHFTCIQESLEDLTNTEYLRDTAIQAGINTKLVYIEDLGWNGRCFVDLEGEEINSIFKLYPWEWMVHEEFGINLVNDSNEAQWIEPSWKMILSNKAILAILWELYPHHPLLLETYIGTPNGMTNYVKKPLLSREGANISFVVNKSEIYNTEGDYGSEGFVYQKLAQLHKEETGFTIIGSWIIGQEPCGITFRESDYPITTDKSRFIPHIIE; encoded by the coding sequence ATGAAAATAAAATACAATACAAAAGATCCGAATTGGATAAAACGTGTGGAAGATTTGGGTTACGGGTACCATACCGACAACCAAACGCCATATTGGATTGATCATTACCATTTTAGCATTACCGATTATTTTGCCGAAAAAATTTATGCTGCCACGGCAGAGCTTTGGCAAATGTGTTTGCATGCGGTAGAACATGTTATCGAACATAAAAAATACGATATATTTCATATTCCTAAATACATACAACATCATATTGAACGTAGTTGGGAAAATGATGTACCAAGCATTTATGGCCGTTTTGATTTTGCTTACGATGCAGAAAAGCAACAACTAAAAATGCTAGAATTTAATGCGGATACGCCAACTTCGTTATTTGAATGCGGTGTGGTACAATGGCATTGGAAAGAACATTTTTTTGGCTCAGGCAAAGATCAGTTTAACAGCGTGCACGAACAATTAATACAAAGTTGGACCGATTTAAAACCTTACTTAAAAGGGAATATTTTACATTTTACTTGTATTCAGGAAAGTTTAGAAGATTTAACCAATACCGAATATTTACGCGACACAGCCATTCAGGCAGGAATAAATACCAAATTAGTTTACATTGAAGATTTAGGTTGGAATGGGCGTTGTTTTGTTGATTTGGAAGGTGAAGAAATAAACAGCATTTTTAAGCTTTATCCGTGGGAATGGATGGTGCACGAAGAATTTGGAATTAACCTTGTAAACGATAGCAACGAAGCGCAATGGATTGAACCCAGCTGGAAAATGATTTTGTCTAACAAAGCTATTTTAGCTATTTTATGGGAGCTTTACCCACATCATCCGTTGTTACTAGAAACCTACATTGGTACACCTAATGGTATGACCAATTATGTAAAAAAACCTTTATTATCTCGAGAAGGTGCTAATATTAGTTTTGTAGTAAACAAAAGCGAAATATATAATACAGAAGGAGATTACGGTTCTGAAGGTTTTGTTTACCAAAAGTTAGCGCAATTACATAAAGAAGAAACTGGTTTTACCATTATTGGTAGCTGGATTATTGGACAAGAACCTTGTGGAATTACTTTTAGAGAAAGTGATTACCCGATTACCACGGATAAAAGTAGGTTTATTCCGCATATTATAGAATAA
- the ureG gene encoding urease accessory protein UreG, whose product MKDRKYVKIGVGGPVGSGKTALLERLSRRLMNEYDLAVITNDIYTREDAEFMAKNSLLPQDRIIGVETGGCPHTAIREDASMNLEAVEELASRFPDLQLILIESGGDNLASTYSPDLADVTIFVIDVAEGEKIPRKGGPAITRSDLLLINKIDLAPYVGADLSVMESDARRMRKGAPFLFSNLKTGEGLENIVGWIKKYALLEDIDEPNLVR is encoded by the coding sequence ATGAAAGATAGAAAATACGTAAAAATCGGTGTAGGTGGTCCGGTAGGATCTGGTAAAACAGCTTTATTAGAACGCTTAAGCCGCCGATTAATGAATGAATACGACTTAGCAGTTATTACAAACGATATTTACACGCGCGAAGATGCCGAATTTATGGCAAAAAACAGCTTATTACCGCAAGATCGTATTATTGGGGTAGAAACTGGGGGATGCCCGCACACAGCCATTCGCGAAGATGCAAGTATGAATTTAGAAGCGGTTGAAGAATTAGCAAGCCGTTTTCCGGACTTACAATTAATTTTAATTGAAAGTGGAGGAGATAACCTGGCATCAACTTACAGCCCAGATTTAGCCGATGTAACTATTTTTGTTATTGATGTTGCCGAAGGCGAAAAAATTCCAAGAAAAGGCGGGCCAGCTATTACACGTTCTGACTTATTGTTAATTAATAAAATAGATTTAGCACCTTATGTAGGCGCAGATTTATCGGTAATGGAAAGCGATGCGCGCCGAATGCGTAAAGGAGCGCCATTCTTATTTTCTAACTTAAAAACAGGCGAAGGTTTAGAAAATATTGTTGGTTGGATTAAAAAATATGCATTATTAGAAGATATTGATGAACCTAATTTAGTGCGATAA
- a CDS encoding acyl-CoA thioesterase — MRFHTRKWVKPEDLNPNKTLFGGKLLAWIDEEAALYSIVQLENPHVVTKFMSEINFMASAQQGDIVEIGIDVISFGRTSLVLRCEVRNKMTHETIITVDRITMVNLDENGKPKPHGKTQVEYVKDRLSAKDSGL; from the coding sequence ATGAGATTTCACACACGAAAATGGGTTAAGCCCGAAGATTTAAACCCAAATAAAACATTATTTGGTGGTAAGCTTTTAGCTTGGATTGATGAAGAAGCAGCTTTATATAGCATTGTTCAGCTCGAAAACCCGCATGTGGTAACCAAATTTATGTCTGAAATTAATTTTATGGCATCTGCCCAGCAAGGCGATATTGTTGAAATTGGTATTGACGTAATTAGTTTTGGTAGAACTTCATTAGTTTTACGCTGTGAAGTTCGAAACAAAATGACACACGAAACCATTATTACGGTTGATCGCATTACTATGGTAAATTTAGACGAAAACGGTAAACCAAAACCTCATGGTAAAACGCAAGTAGAATATGTAAAAGATAGATTATCGGCTAAAGATAGCGGGTTATAA
- a CDS encoding urea transporter — protein sequence MNNVVLYYFKAFFRGIAQIMLQENAITGILFFIAICYDSLEMGICAAMCNIVAIIMAKLLKYDAGEIGSGLYGFNPTLIGIALIVFFEPSTAVYLTMFVATILATFLMHWALKRGLPAYTFPFVLFTWLSMYFLDATHLGVRVVSTAEKIIQESNNITILINAFAEVLLQGTFVAGLLFFVGVFISRPLQALYGFAAVIISVFIARNYEVSNTLIGAGMFSFNAVLCGIAMGEDKVRAGIYVLISVIIGTYVDIFMMDLDITTLTFPFVFAMWVMFPIKKLDEWIVSKVRGTQFHKFLNQDFK from the coding sequence ATGAATAACGTGGTACTATATTATTTTAAAGCTTTTTTTAGAGGAATTGCTCAAATCATGCTTCAAGAAAATGCAATTACAGGTATTTTATTCTTTATAGCTATTTGTTACGATTCATTAGAAATGGGGATTTGTGCTGCCATGTGCAACATTGTGGCTATTATAATGGCAAAGCTTTTAAAGTACGATGCCGGTGAAATAGGTAGCGGATTGTATGGGTTTAACCCAACATTAATCGGAATTGCATTAATTGTGTTTTTTGAGCCATCTACAGCCGTTTATTTAACCATGTTTGTAGCAACTATTTTAGCAACCTTTTTAATGCATTGGGCCTTAAAGCGCGGATTACCAGCTTATACGTTTCCGTTTGTTTTGTTTACTTGGTTGTCTATGTATTTTTTAGATGCAACCCATTTAGGAGTGCGCGTGGTTTCTACAGCCGAAAAAATAATTCAAGAAAGCAACAACATTACCATTTTAATTAATGCCTTTGCTGAGGTATTGTTACAAGGTACATTTGTAGCCGGATTATTATTTTTTGTGGGCGTATTTATTAGTCGACCGTTACAAGCACTTTACGGATTTGCCGCGGTAATTATTAGCGTTTTTATTGCTCGTAATTACGAGGTTTCAAATACATTAATTGGTGCTGGCATGTTTAGCTTTAATGCAGTACTTTGTGGTATTGCCATGGGCGAAGATAAGGTACGCGCTGGTATTTACGTTCTAATCAGCGTAATTATTGGTACGTATGTAGATATTTTTATGATGGATTTAGATATTACAACTTTAACCTTTCCGTTCGTTTTTGCTATGTGGGTAATGTTTCCAATTAAAAAACTAGATGAGTGGATTGTAAGTAAGGTTCGCGGTACGCAATTTCATAAGTTTTTAAATCAAGATTTTAAATAA
- a CDS encoding aldose 1-epimerase family protein gives MITLQNEQLTVNLSALGAELKSITNKVGFEFLWQANPAFWNKTSPILFPIVGSLKNNSYWYNNQEYKLNRHGFAREMLFDYQQTSATQVVFTLQDTDATLVNYPFSFQLQVRYQLQGNQVTCTYLVTNTGVQNMLFSLGAHPAFALPELANGSYYLAFNKDETLARYVLNTEGLVTNQTKNITLNHKTLPLTKPLFYDDALVFKHLKSDCITLKKYRK, from the coding sequence ATGATTACTTTACAAAACGAGCAGCTTACCGTAAACCTTTCTGCCTTAGGTGCCGAGTTAAAAAGCATTACAAACAAGGTAGGTTTTGAATTTTTATGGCAAGCCAACCCGGCGTTTTGGAACAAAACTAGCCCTATTTTATTTCCTATTGTTGGTAGCTTAAAAAACAACAGCTATTGGTATAACAACCAAGAATATAAACTAAACCGCCACGGATTTGCCCGAGAAATGCTTTTTGATTATCAACAAACCTCTGCAACTCAAGTTGTTTTTACGTTGCAAGATACCGATGCAACTTTAGTTAACTACCCATTTTCTTTTCAATTGCAAGTTCGTTATCAACTGCAAGGCAATCAAGTAACATGTACCTATTTGGTTACCAACACCGGGGTACAAAACATGTTGTTTAGTTTGGGGGCACATCCGGCTTTTGCATTGCCTGAGCTAGCCAATGGTTCGTATTATTTAGCTTTTAATAAAGACGAAACACTAGCACGTTATGTTTTAAATACTGAAGGTTTGGTAACCAACCAAACAAAAAACATAACTTTAAACCACAAAACATTACCTTTAACAAAACCTTTGTTTTATGATGATGCCTTGGTGTTTAAACATTTAAAAAGCGATTGCATTACGTTAAAAAAATACCGAAAATAA
- a CDS encoding TPMT family class I SAM-dependent methyltransferase: MTEIIDKHYWNNRWQTQQIQWDLGQVSPPIKTYLEQYNNKQAAILIPGCGNAYEALFLAEQGFTNITLLDIVPQVIADLHNKFQNNPQVKIICDDFFTHNGAYDLILEQTFFCALQPEMRLNYVKKMHQLLKNNGRLVGVLFTKNFNNPFPPFGGDSAEYKLLFEPYFTFHKFESCYNSIKPRNNFELFINLIKK, translated from the coding sequence ATGACAGAAATTATTGATAAGCATTATTGGAACAATCGTTGGCAAACTCAACAAATACAGTGGGATTTGGGGCAGGTTTCGCCACCTATTAAAACCTATTTAGAACAATATAACAACAAGCAGGCTGCTATATTAATTCCGGGATGTGGTAATGCATACGAAGCACTTTTTTTGGCTGAGCAAGGCTTTACAAATATTACTTTATTAGATATTGTACCGCAAGTTATTGCAGATTTACATAATAAGTTTCAAAACAACCCTCAAGTTAAAATTATTTGCGATGATTTTTTTACCCATAACGGCGCTTACGATTTAATTTTAGAGCAAACTTTTTTTTGTGCATTACAACCTGAAATGCGCTTAAACTACGTAAAAAAAATGCATCAACTTTTAAAAAATAATGGACGTTTGGTTGGTGTTTTGTTTACTAAAAATTTCAATAATCCATTTCCTCCTTTTGGTGGTGATTCAGCTGAATATAAATTATTGTTTGAACCGTATTTTACTTTCCATAAATTTGAAAGCTGCTACAACAGCATAAAACCTAGAAATAATTTTGAACTTTTTATAAATTTAATAAAGAAATGA
- a CDS encoding urease accessory protein UreE: protein MLVTQAIRNAQPEQIKQAIDFLFIEWYQTSKRIQRLTTQNGVEVAIRFLGPGQDLKDGDILYEDAHTVIMVSLLPCEAIVLHHSKLTTTALLAYEIGNKHVPLYVDDTGLLLPYEGTMFEWLQNNSYQPEVMQKKLSFALNANVDFYQHKKFTFTPPKGGLSLKL from the coding sequence ATGTTAGTAACCCAAGCTATTAGAAACGCTCAGCCAGAACAAATTAAACAAGCAATCGATTTTTTGTTTATAGAATGGTACCAAACATCCAAACGTATTCAGCGTTTAACCACTCAAAATGGAGTAGAAGTTGCCATTCGGTTTTTAGGTCCTGGACAAGATTTAAAAGACGGAGATATTTTATATGAAGATGCACACACGGTAATTATGGTTTCCCTGCTACCATGTGAAGCAATTGTATTGCACCATTCAAAATTAACTACAACAGCATTATTAGCTTACGAAATAGGAAATAAACATGTGCCGCTTTATGTTGATGATACAGGATTGCTATTACCGTACGAAGGCACCATGTTCGAATGGTTACAAAACAACAGCTATCAACCTGAAGTAATGCAAAAAAAACTAAGCTTCGCTTTAAATGCAAATGTTGATTTTTATCAACACAAAAAATTTACATTTACTCCACCTAAAGGTGGCCTTTCGTTAAAATTATAA
- a CDS encoding copper resistance protein CopD codes for MEHQYLLLIHLLAACIWVGGHLVLAIVILPEVLKKKSPELLLNFERKYEYLGLPSLLLLVITGVWMGYGYGVTVRDWFHFDNPIETVISVKLIFLILTVAFAINANFFVLPKLSAKTLPLMAFHIICVTILGIAFVFVGSSVRFGGL; via the coding sequence ATGGAACATCAATACCTTTTACTTATTCATTTATTAGCTGCCTGCATTTGGGTTGGTGGCCATTTGGTTTTAGCCATTGTTATTTTGCCTGAGGTTTTAAAGAAAAAAAGCCCTGAGCTACTTTTAAACTTTGAAAGAAAATATGAATATTTAGGATTACCGTCTTTACTTTTATTGGTAATTACCGGGGTTTGGATGGGATACGGCTATGGCGTTACGGTGCGCGATTGGTTCCATTTTGATAATCCAATTGAAACTGTTATTTCTGTAAAACTCATATTTTTAATCCTGACTGTAGCTTTTGCAATAAATGCAAACTTTTTTGTGTTACCAAAATTATCCGCTAAAACCTTGCCTTTAATGGCTTTTCATATTATTTGTGTTACAATTTTAGGTATTGCTTTTGTTTTTGTAGGATCATCAGTTCGGTTTGGAGGTTTATAA
- a CDS encoding DUF6132 family protein, whose translation MLQKFFKNHILWIIGILVGLIAGFLYYKFVGCHSGSCAITSNPTNSTLYGGLMGGLFFSLFKKDK comes from the coding sequence ATGTTACAAAAGTTTTTTAAAAATCATATTTTATGGATTATAGGTATTCTGGTTGGTTTGATAGCCGGGTTTTTATATTATAAATTTGTGGGATGCCATTCTGGTAGTTGTGCCATAACTTCAAATCCAACAAATAGTACCTTATATGGTGGTTTAATGGGTGGGTTATTTTTCTCGTTGTTTAAAAAAGATAAATAA
- a CDS encoding urease accessory protein UreF: protein MQEAFLGLLLHISDPTLPIGGYTHSNGLETYVQKGIVCDKASAEMYVRHNLWYNLKYNDAALMKLAYDAAKQGNIDEIVLLDQECNALKGPMEVRQGSQKLGLRFYKIFSRYTANNPVIQDLEKRIQQKNMYTHYCIMYGVFAAVMNVPLIETMHAYYYNAAIGIVTNAVKLVPLGQLDGQDILYYLHEDLLKLSAESLNMDRNLIGMSNIGFDIRCMQHERLYSRLYLS from the coding sequence ATGCAAGAAGCTTTTTTAGGACTACTATTACATATATCTGATCCAACCTTACCTATTGGTGGGTACACACATTCTAACGGATTAGAAACCTACGTACAAAAAGGTATTGTTTGCGATAAGGCAAGCGCCGAAATGTATGTTCGCCATAACCTATGGTACAATTTAAAATATAACGACGCTGCTTTAATGAAATTGGCTTACGATGCTGCAAAACAAGGAAACATAGATGAAATTGTTTTGTTAGATCAAGAATGTAATGCCCTAAAAGGACCAATGGAAGTGCGTCAAGGAAGCCAAAAATTAGGCTTACGTTTTTATAAAATATTTAGCCGTTATACAGCCAATAACCCAGTTATTCAAGATTTAGAAAAACGTATTCAACAAAAAAACATGTACACACATTATTGCATTATGTACGGTGTATTTGCAGCAGTAATGAATGTACCGTTAATAGAAACCATGCATGCGTATTATTACAACGCAGCCATTGGTATAGTTACAAATGCTGTAAAATTAGTTCCGTTAGGACAATTAGACGGCCAAGATATTCTGTATTATTTACATGAAGATTTATTAAAATTGAGTGCAGAATCGTTAAACATGGACCGTAACTTAATCGGTATGTCAAACATTGGTTTCGACATCCGTTGTATGCAACACGAACGCTTGTACTCAAGACTTTACTTATCATAA
- a CDS encoding urease accessory protein UreD: MISSLKVKIEQREGTSFLKDAYVTQPFRIVPVGQYKRDKAAHLMIMSSSPGLLDNDDHQLEFNLAPNTRMQLQTQAYQRLYHMENKSTQTTLINLESGSGFSFVPHPVVPQNQSTFISHNKAYLQDDCHFLLSDIITCGRKLSGEEFMYNHFQNLTEIYHHNKLVVKDNVLLQPQKLPIQGMGILEGFTHQGTLIYYNTANVLVSDFIDFFQETYGEQENIEFGISKLEGNGFIIRVLAQGAEKLFEAFQKIQQKVWEEAYL, from the coding sequence ATGATTTCTTCTTTAAAAGTAAAAATCGAACAACGCGAAGGAACTTCGTTTTTAAAAGATGCCTACGTTACCCAGCCGTTTCGTATTGTTCCGGTAGGTCAGTACAAACGTGACAAAGCAGCGCATTTAATGATAATGAGTTCATCTCCGGGTTTGTTAGATAATGATGATCATCAACTCGAATTCAACTTAGCGCCAAATACCCGTATGCAATTGCAAACGCAAGCATATCAGCGTTTGTATCATATGGAAAATAAATCAACACAAACTACGTTGATTAATTTAGAATCAGGCAGCGGATTTTCGTTTGTACCGCATCCTGTGGTGCCACAAAATCAGTCTACATTTATAAGCCATAATAAAGCTTATTTGCAAGATGATTGCCATTTTTTATTGTCGGATATTATTACCTGTGGTAGAAAATTGTCGGGAGAAGAATTTATGTACAACCATTTTCAAAACCTGACTGAAATTTACCATCATAACAAGTTAGTTGTAAAAGATAATGTTTTGTTGCAACCACAAAAATTACCTATTCAAGGTATGGGTATTTTAGAAGGATTTACGCATCAGGGCACATTAATTTATTACAACACGGCAAATGTTTTAGTTTCTGATTTTATTGATTTTTTTCAAGAAACATATGGCGAACAAGAAAATATTGAATTCGGAATTAGCAAGCTAGAAGGTAATGGGTTTATTATTCGTGTTTTAGCACAAGGAGCCGAAAAACTATTTGAAGCTTTCCAAAAAATTCAACAAAAAGTTTGGGAAGAAGCGTACCTGTAA